A window from Methylococcus mesophilus encodes these proteins:
- a CDS encoding aldo/keto reductase, whose protein sequence is MHSPALRLKLESQPDLLGSIATRKKATPAQIALAWPLAQKPSIVHIPGTRKLNRLQGNLAAATIDLTTDDLRELDDVASKITVRGIGPLNTWSS, encoded by the coding sequence ATGCACTCCCCCGCTTTACGGCTGAAGCTGGAAAGCCAACCCGATCTACTCGGCTCAATTGCAACCCGGAAGAAAGCGACACCGGCTCAGATCGCGTTAGCTTGGCCGCTGGCTCAGAAGCCCTCGATCGTTCACATCCCGGGAACCCGCAAATTGAATCGTTTGCAAGGGAACCTTGCAGCAGCGACGATTGACCTGACTACGGATGACCTTCGGGAACTCGACGATGTTGCTTCGAAAATCACAGTGCGGGGGATCGGTCCCCTGAACACCTGGAGCAGTTAA
- a CDS encoding serine hydrolase domain-containing protein — protein sequence MPCDRSLPPTAILTYLNQLVHPLIDKGEVYGMAVGMLTPDGKTQVFGFGRTGTGNGRQVLNGNTIFQIGSLSKLFISSLLVMLVADGTLHYEDTLRSILPSEVELSPEAGRITLLELATHTSGLPREPHSLTQLGYLIRYGFTGENLYEYLDRNTAYEYLRTWRPSAGTERRYRYSNLGAGLLGHLIEVKTGKALPELMATRISRPLGLRDTVFELNPEQRTRLATGHAGEEPFFMLRNSDVPAWDLGEFMRAAGGIYSTANDMLIFTKASLKLLGSSLDEVLASAHRIGFDGDDGYLAEGWLIDYRKSYIGTVVYKHGLIAGYTSYVGMQPVHKVAVVALQNSFNWKDRVGHNLLLCLASRYAAAGSE from the coding sequence ATGCCATGCGACCGAAGCCTGCCCCCTACTGCCATTCTCACGTATTTGAACCAACTGGTTCATCCGCTAATTGACAAGGGCGAAGTCTATGGAATGGCGGTAGGTATGTTGACGCCGGACGGTAAAACACAGGTTTTTGGCTTTGGCCGAACCGGAACAGGAAATGGTAGGCAGGTCTTAAATGGCAATACGATATTTCAAATCGGCTCCCTGTCAAAGCTTTTCATCTCCTCCCTGTTGGTTATGCTCGTGGCAGACGGAACGCTACATTATGAAGATACCCTTCGCAGTATTTTACCCTCCGAAGTCGAACTTAGCCCGGAAGCCGGCCGGATCACTCTGCTCGAGTTGGCGACTCACACTTCAGGACTCCCGCGTGAACCCCATTCACTCACTCAGCTGGGCTACCTGATTAGATATGGTTTTACCGGTGAAAATCTTTATGAATATCTCGATCGCAATACCGCTTACGAATACCTGCGCACATGGCGGCCCAGCGCCGGGACGGAGCGCCGCTATCGATACTCGAATTTAGGCGCCGGGTTGTTGGGACATTTGATTGAGGTCAAGACGGGCAAAGCATTGCCCGAACTGATGGCGACCCGGATCAGCCGTCCGCTCGGTTTACGCGATACCGTTTTTGAACTCAATCCCGAACAGCGCACTCGCTTGGCGACTGGTCATGCAGGTGAAGAGCCATTTTTCATGCTCCGCAATTCGGATGTCCCGGCCTGGGATCTGGGCGAGTTTATGCGCGCCGCGGGTGGAATATACTCAACCGCCAATGACATGCTTATTTTCACTAAGGCTAGCCTGAAGCTCTTGGGAAGCTCACTGGATGAGGTGCTGGCATCAGCTCACCGCATTGGGTTCGACGGAGATGACGGATATTTGGCGGAGGGTTGGCTGATCGATTATCGTAAAAGCTACATTGGTACTGTCGTTTACAAGCATGGCTTAATTGCAGGCTATACCTCATACGTTGGAATGCAGCCCGTACACAAAGTAGCTGTTGTCGCGCTGCAGAATAGCTTCAACTGGAAGGATAGGGTTGGACACAACCTATTACTGTGCCTCGCCAGCAGATATGCTGCGGCTGGTAGTGAATGA
- the ybgF gene encoding tol-pal system protein YbgF: protein MKPIPVLFILYGLSLAVPVRAEQGYGGYDAGGYGAETLDERVAKLEKKLSGQVLMDLNSQIERLQRELAKTRGQLEEVNHKLESLKNQQQAMYTDLDQRIRQGGGVPPATSPDGAAADAQDAVADDAGSGGDTRTASATPTPAPTSRPVAPPPASDGAAREAAYQKAFGTLKDGRYAEAIKEFKSFTARYPSGDYADNGQYWLGEAYYVNRDFPSAKDAFQKLIKSFPQSAKVSDAALKLAYIESDTGQAASAKQMLNDVIKRYPGSSAAKQAEKRLQKLQQEKR from the coding sequence ATGAAGCCCATACCTGTTCTGTTCATTCTTTACGGCCTGTCGCTGGCCGTTCCGGTTCGCGCGGAGCAGGGCTATGGCGGCTATGACGCCGGCGGCTACGGCGCGGAAACCCTGGACGAGCGCGTCGCCAAGCTGGAAAAGAAGCTCTCCGGCCAGGTGCTGATGGACTTGAACAGCCAGATCGAGCGCCTGCAGCGGGAGTTGGCGAAAACGCGCGGCCAGCTCGAAGAGGTCAACCATAAACTGGAGTCGCTGAAGAACCAGCAGCAGGCCATGTACACGGACCTGGACCAGCGGATTCGGCAGGGCGGCGGCGTCCCGCCGGCGACGTCGCCTGATGGCGCCGCGGCAGATGCCCAGGATGCCGTAGCGGATGATGCCGGGAGCGGCGGCGACACCCGAACTGCCTCCGCGACACCGACCCCCGCGCCCACGAGCAGGCCGGTCGCGCCTCCTCCCGCGTCCGATGGTGCCGCCAGGGAAGCGGCGTATCAGAAGGCCTTCGGGACGCTCAAGGATGGCAGATACGCCGAAGCCATCAAGGAATTCAAGAGCTTCACCGCCCGATATCCCAGCGGCGACTACGCCGACAACGGCCAGTACTGGCTGGGCGAGGCCTATTACGTCAACCGCGACTTCCCCAGCGCGAAGGATGCCTTTCAAAAGCTCATCAAGAGCTTCCCGCAAAGCGCCAAAGTCTCGGACGCGGCGCTGAAGCTGGCCTACATCGAATCCGATACCGGCCAGGCGGCCAGCGCGAAGCAGATGCTGAACGACGTCATCAAGCGCTATCCGGGGTCCAGCGCGGCCAAGCAAGCCGAAAAGCGGCTTCAGAAATTGCAGCAGGAGAAGCGCTGA
- the tolB gene encoding Tol-Pal system beta propeller repeat protein TolB — MNKARAIARWVSFLLLFAAGPVLAELQVQISQGVEGAIPVAIVPFADQGSLSDSLSQIVSADLQRSGRFRTLAESAMRERPTAPDQIQQSAWQALGQDFVVVGQVQPAGGGYEADFHVVDVIRGTLVISYRLPFGRAETRQAAHRIADVIYKAITGEPGAFATRVAYVTVSGEGANRRYNLQVADTDGYNPQSVIASKEPIMSPAWSPDGTKIAYVSFESRTSAIYVQTLATGERRKVSDAPGINGAPAFSPDGSRLALTLSKGGNPDIYVMNLGSGALNKITDYSGIDTEPNWSRDGRSLVFTSDRGGKPQLYLVSASGGPAERLTYDGDYNARGVFSPDGRSLAMVHGKGGDYRIAVMDLASRAVRVLTSGPLDESPGFAPNGSMILYAARRGQLAAVSIDGKVRQSLRIEGGAVREPAWSP; from the coding sequence ATGAACAAGGCGCGTGCGATCGCCCGTTGGGTTTCGTTCCTGTTGCTATTCGCTGCGGGGCCGGTCCTGGCGGAACTCCAGGTTCAGATCAGCCAAGGTGTCGAAGGAGCGATTCCGGTGGCCATCGTTCCTTTCGCCGACCAGGGGAGCTTAAGCGACTCCCTCAGCCAGATCGTTTCCGCCGACCTGCAGCGCAGCGGGCGATTCAGGACGCTGGCGGAAAGCGCGATGCGGGAGCGGCCGACTGCACCGGACCAGATTCAACAGTCGGCATGGCAGGCATTGGGCCAGGATTTCGTCGTGGTGGGGCAGGTTCAGCCGGCAGGTGGCGGCTATGAAGCCGATTTCCACGTCGTCGACGTCATTCGCGGCACGCTGGTAATCAGCTACAGGCTGCCCTTCGGTCGGGCTGAAACCCGCCAGGCGGCCCATCGGATCGCGGACGTCATCTATAAGGCGATCACCGGCGAGCCCGGCGCCTTCGCCACTCGCGTCGCTTACGTCACCGTGTCGGGCGAAGGCGCCAACCGCCGCTACAACCTGCAGGTGGCTGATACGGACGGCTACAACCCGCAGAGCGTCATCGCTTCGAAAGAGCCGATCATGTCGCCGGCGTGGTCGCCTGACGGCACGAAGATCGCTTACGTTTCGTTCGAAAGCCGGACTTCGGCGATCTACGTCCAGACGCTGGCGACCGGCGAGCGCCGCAAGGTGTCGGACGCTCCGGGTATCAACGGCGCGCCGGCGTTCTCTCCGGACGGATCGCGGCTGGCGCTGACCCTGTCGAAGGGCGGCAATCCGGACATCTACGTCATGAACCTGGGATCGGGCGCGCTGAACAAGATCACCGACTACAGCGGGATCGACACCGAGCCGAACTGGTCCCGGGACGGCCGCTCCCTCGTATTCACCTCCGACCGTGGCGGCAAGCCCCAGTTGTATCTAGTGTCGGCAAGCGGGGGACCGGCCGAGCGGCTGACCTACGACGGGGATTACAACGCCCGCGGCGTGTTCTCCCCGGACGGGCGCAGCCTCGCCATGGTGCACGGCAAGGGCGGCGACTACCGGATCGCGGTGATGGACTTGGCCAGCCGTGCGGTCCGGGTTCTGACCAGTGGCCCTCTGGACGAGTCGCCCGGATTCGCGCCGAATGGCAGCATGATTCTGTATGCGGCGCGTCGGGGGCAACTGGCCGCGGTTTCGATCGACGGCAAGGTCCGTCAGAGCCTGCGTATCGAAGGCGGTGCCGTGCGCGAGCCGGCGTGGTCGCCTTGA
- the pal gene encoding peptidoglycan-associated lipoprotein Pal: MNRIRMGLVTMVAASLLMAGCSKTEEVKPDDAAGVGLEGGGPGGPQIGKYGAGGGAGKAYGGTGGAYGGSGAYGSGGAGDPALNDPSSPLSKRVIYFGYDSSEVLPEYVSVVNAHAAYLASHPNVTVTLEGHCDERGSPEYNIALGEQRARSIANTMRFQGASDGQMQIVSFGEEKPADSGGGESSWSRNRRVEIVYPGN; this comes from the coding sequence ATGAATCGCATTAGAATGGGTTTGGTGACAATGGTTGCGGCATCGCTGCTGATGGCGGGATGCTCCAAGACGGAAGAGGTGAAGCCGGACGACGCGGCCGGCGTAGGGCTTGAGGGCGGCGGTCCGGGCGGACCCCAGATCGGCAAGTACGGCGCGGGCGGCGGGGCCGGCAAGGCTTACGGCGGAACCGGCGGCGCTTATGGCGGCAGCGGTGCATACGGCAGCGGCGGCGCGGGTGATCCGGCGCTGAACGATCCCTCCAGCCCGCTTTCCAAGCGCGTGATCTACTTCGGCTACGACAGCAGTGAGGTGCTTCCGGAGTATGTATCGGTGGTCAATGCTCATGCCGCTTATCTGGCCTCGCATCCCAACGTCACAGTGACGCTGGAGGGGCATTGCGACGAACGCGGATCGCCCGAGTACAACATCGCGTTGGGCGAACAGCGCGCGCGCTCGATCGCCAACACCATGCGTTTCCAGGGTGCCAGCGATGGCCAGATGCAGATCGTAAGCTTCGGCGAAGAAAAGCCGGCGGATTCCGGAGGCGGAGAGTCGTCCTGGTCGCGTAACCGCCGTGTCGAAATCGTCTATCCGGGAAACTGA
- the queC gene encoding 7-cyano-7-deazaguanine synthase QueC — protein MMKPAVVLLSGGLDSATTLAIARREGFACHAMSFDYGQRHSAELRAARRVAHSLGAVEHKTVHIGLDAIGGSALTDLNIAVPDHPQNGIPVTYVPARNTVFLAFALGWAEVLGSTDIFIGVNAVDYSGYPDCRPEFIRAFEQLANLATKAGVEGGRFRIHTPLIDLSKADIVRTGTALGIDYAMTVSCYAADAEGLACGVCDSCRLRRQGFEQAGIADPTRYRP, from the coding sequence ATGATGAAACCTGCCGTAGTCTTGTTGTCGGGCGGACTCGATTCCGCCACCACGCTGGCGATCGCCCGGCGCGAGGGTTTCGCCTGCCATGCCATGAGCTTCGATTACGGCCAGCGGCACAGCGCCGAACTGCGGGCCGCACGGCGCGTCGCCCACTCTTTGGGGGCGGTCGAGCACAAGACCGTCCACATCGGCCTCGATGCGATCGGCGGATCGGCGCTGACCGATCTCAACATCGCCGTACCCGATCATCCGCAGAACGGGATCCCGGTCACTTACGTTCCCGCCCGCAATACCGTGTTCCTCGCCTTTGCGCTCGGCTGGGCCGAAGTGCTGGGATCGACGGATATCTTCATCGGCGTCAACGCCGTCGACTATTCCGGCTATCCCGACTGCCGGCCGGAATTCATCCGGGCCTTCGAGCAGCTCGCCAATCTGGCGACCAAGGCCGGCGTCGAAGGCGGACGGTTCCGGATTCACACCCCGCTGATCGATCTTTCCAAGGCCGACATCGTCCGTACCGGCACGGCTCTCGGCATCGACTACGCCATGACGGTATCCTGCTATGCCGCCGATGCGGAAGGCCTGGCTTGCGGCGTTTGCGATTCCTGCCGGTTGCGCCGGCAAGGGTTCGAGCAGGCCGGCATCGCCGATCCTACCCGCTATCGCCCCTGA
- a CDS encoding CsbD family protein has protein sequence MSWNRIEGNWKQFKGKVKETWGELTDDELEQIAGKRDILLGKIQEKYGLAQDEADKRIKDFEKAID, from the coding sequence ATGAGCTGGAATCGAATAGAAGGTAATTGGAAGCAATTCAAGGGCAAAGTTAAAGAAACTTGGGGTGAATTGACCGACGATGAGCTCGAGCAGATCGCTGGAAAGCGCGATATCCTACTCGGCAAGATCCAAGAGAAATACGGGCTTGCGCAAGATGAAGCCGACAAGCGGATCAAGGACTTCGAAAAGGCTATCGATTGA
- the queE gene encoding 7-carboxy-7-deazaguanine synthase QueE — MPETPVRITEIFFSLQGETRTVGLPTVFVRLTGCPLRCVYCDTTYAFSGGERMSIAEVVERVDGYGARHVTVTGGEPLAQKACLPLLAALCDQGYEVSLETGGAHDVSAVDPRVVRVVDLKTPGSGEVSRNLYGNIDALRAGDQLKFVITDQADYDWAVAKLNQYRLAERCEILFSPVAGSLDPAQLAEWILRDRLPVRFQLQLHKLLWGDSPGR, encoded by the coding sequence GTGCCGGAAACCCCCGTCCGCATCACCGAAATCTTCTTCTCGCTCCAGGGCGAAACCCGCACGGTCGGCCTGCCGACCGTGTTCGTCCGTCTCACCGGCTGCCCGCTCCGCTGCGTGTACTGCGATACCACGTATGCGTTCAGCGGAGGAGAGCGCATGAGCATTGCTGAGGTCGTTGAACGGGTCGACGGCTACGGCGCGCGCCATGTGACGGTGACGGGCGGTGAGCCGCTGGCCCAGAAGGCCTGCCTGCCGCTGCTTGCCGCGTTGTGCGACCAAGGCTACGAGGTGTCGCTGGAGACCGGCGGCGCGCATGACGTCTCGGCGGTGGATCCGCGCGTGGTGCGGGTGGTGGACCTGAAGACCCCTGGCTCCGGTGAAGTTTCCCGCAACCTCTACGGGAACATCGATGCGCTTCGGGCGGGCGATCAGCTCAAGTTCGTCATCACCGACCAGGCGGATTACGATTGGGCCGTGGCGAAGCTGAACCAATACCGGCTCGCCGAGCGCTGCGAAATCCTGTTTTCTCCGGTGGCCGGCTCGCTGGATCCGGCGCAGCTCGCCGAATGGATCCTGCGGGACCGGCTGCCGGTTCGATTCCAGCTCCAGTTGCACAAGCTGCTCTGGGGCGACAGTCCGGGGCGATGA
- a CDS encoding class I SAM-dependent methyltransferase has protein sequence MSQSTADFGAWAQDGLYRLIQKQVSGGKVKIPLEVRLRGGPTYRFGGDEPAVKVLVKDRQGLEALRRLDELRICEAYMNGSLDVVGDMLGFVSLRQALSDIHPLHYLWRRIAPWFVGRISTDRQAIAAHYDFPSEFYLKFLDPTRCYSQAVFERDDEALETAQRRKLDFAIDACRLKRGDRVLDVGGGWGSFTEHAGRRGIQVTSLTISDQSEKFLADLIYRRQLPCRVLNQDFWEHAPPEPYDAMVILGVMEHLPDYPAVLRQFQHLLKPGGRVYLDASAFRKKYAKPAFIARYVFPADHAYFCLHDFLTEAAKTPMEVLAVHNDRHSYFLTCKAWAENLEAAREEIIRRWGAPLYRRFRLYLWGSAYAFLSHNMEAFRVVLERPQETLEPSGGTRQCCPVT, from the coding sequence ATGAGCCAATCTACGGCAGATTTCGGGGCATGGGCCCAAGACGGACTCTATCGGTTGATTCAGAAGCAGGTATCGGGCGGTAAGGTCAAGATTCCTTTAGAAGTACGGTTAAGGGGAGGCCCGACTTATCGCTTTGGTGGAGACGAGCCAGCGGTGAAGGTTTTAGTGAAGGATCGCCAAGGTCTGGAAGCTTTGCGTCGGCTGGATGAACTGAGAATCTGTGAAGCGTATATGAACGGCAGCCTGGACGTCGTGGGGGATATGCTGGGGTTTGTCAGTCTCCGGCAAGCGTTGAGCGACATTCATCCACTACACTATCTGTGGCGACGGATTGCGCCGTGGTTCGTCGGCCGGATATCAACGGACAGGCAGGCCATCGCCGCCCACTACGACTTTCCCAGCGAATTTTATCTCAAGTTCCTGGATCCGACCCGCTGTTATTCCCAGGCGGTGTTCGAGCGCGATGATGAAGCGCTGGAAACGGCGCAGCGCCGCAAGCTGGATTTTGCGATCGATGCCTGCCGCCTAAAGCGGGGAGATCGCGTGCTGGATGTCGGTGGCGGCTGGGGCAGTTTCACGGAACATGCGGGACGGCGCGGTATTCAGGTCACCTCACTGACGATTTCCGACCAATCGGAGAAATTTTTGGCGGACTTGATTTACCGGCGCCAACTCCCCTGCCGGGTACTGAACCAGGACTTTTGGGAGCATGCTCCTCCCGAACCCTACGACGCTATGGTTATTCTCGGGGTGATGGAACATCTCCCCGATTATCCGGCTGTGCTGCGACAATTCCAACATTTGCTGAAGCCAGGTGGACGCGTCTATCTCGACGCCAGCGCTTTCCGGAAAAAATACGCCAAGCCCGCCTTTATCGCGCGTTATGTGTTTCCTGCTGACCATGCCTACTTCTGCCTTCATGATTTCCTGACTGAAGCGGCAAAAACACCGATGGAGGTGTTGGCAGTACACAACGATCGCCACAGTTACTTCCTCACATGCAAGGCCTGGGCCGAGAATCTTGAAGCGGCCAGGGAGGAAATCATCCGCCGCTGGGGTGCACCCCTCTATCGTCGCTTCCGACTCTATCTATGGGGTTCGGCCTATGCCTTCCTTAGCCATAATATGGAAGCGTTCCGAGTGGTCCTGGAACGGCCCCAGGAGACACTTGAGCCATCGGGTGGAACTCGGCAATGCTGCCCGGTTACTTGA
- a CDS encoding DUF3309 family protein, which produces MFDCSGYRRPSASWSHVKGLGISYNAALLLSCFGFDFFLLWARPNFNWRNLARNFDSDALGVVPAWPHSRGCGYTPRGVIGLLLVIVLILF; this is translated from the coding sequence ATGTTTGATTGCTCGGGATATCGTCGGCCTAGTGCGTCATGGTCTCATGTGAAAGGGTTGGGAATAAGCTACAACGCCGCATTGCTTTTAAGTTGTTTTGGGTTCGACTTTTTTCTTTTATGGGCGCGCCCAAATTTCAATTGGCGCAATCTTGCTCGTAATTTTGATTCTGATGCTTTGGGAGTAGTCCCCGCCTGGCCACATAGCCGGGGGTGTGGTTATACGCCCAGAGGAGTAATCGGGCTGTTGCTGGTTATCGTACTGATCCTGTTTTAG
- a CDS encoding IS5 family transposase, producing MKQTTFASLAFDRKKKQTRREKFLAEMEQAVPWPELLAVIEPHYPKAGRRGRQPYPLATMLRLYFLQQWYALSDPGLEDALYEIESMRRFAGLELADDALPDETTILNFRRLLERHELTAKLMNTIADVLEARGLLLKGSTMVDATIIHAAPSTKNKAKARDPEMHQTKKGNQWFFGMKVHVGADVHTGVAHTVSVTPAHASDISQLPNLLREDDRLILGDAGYVNDTYKRAARQAGVVWGVALKARPKRRLGSAQKRRNRKTSSLRSRVEHLFRVMKRQFGYTKTRYRGLAKNAAQVFTLIGLTNLYLKRYALMT from the coding sequence ATGAAACAGACCACCTTCGCCTCCTTAGCCTTTGACCGGAAGAAGAAGCAGACCCGGCGCGAGAAGTTCCTGGCCGAGATGGAGCAGGCGGTGCCGTGGCCGGAACTGCTGGCGGTGATCGAGCCGCATTACCCGAAAGCGGGTCGGCGCGGTCGTCAACCGTACCCGTTGGCGACGATGCTCAGGCTTTACTTCCTCCAGCAATGGTATGCCTTGTCCGACCCGGGCCTGGAAGATGCCCTGTACGAGATCGAATCGATGCGGCGTTTTGCGGGTCTGGAGTTGGCCGATGACGCGCTGCCGGATGAAACCACGATCCTCAACTTCCGGCGCCTGCTGGAACGGCACGAGCTGACGGCGAAGCTGATGAACACGATCGCTGACGTGCTGGAAGCGCGAGGGCTGCTGCTCAAGGGGAGCACGATGGTGGATGCGACGATCATCCACGCCGCGCCATCGACGAAGAACAAGGCCAAAGCGCGCGACCCGGAGATGCATCAGACCAAGAAGGGCAATCAGTGGTTCTTCGGCATGAAGGTGCATGTGGGAGCGGATGTTCACACCGGTGTCGCCCACACGGTGTCGGTGACACCGGCCCACGCCTCGGACATCAGCCAGTTGCCGAACCTGCTGCGCGAGGACGACCGGCTGATCCTCGGCGATGCCGGCTACGTCAACGACACCTATAAGCGCGCGGCGCGGCAGGCCGGGGTCGTGTGGGGCGTGGCCCTGAAGGCCCGTCCGAAACGGCGGCTGGGGTCGGCGCAGAAACGCCGCAATCGAAAGACGTCCTCGCTGCGCAGCCGCGTCGAGCACCTCTTTCGGGTGATGAAGCGGCAGTTCGGCTACACCAAGACGCGCTACCGGGGCCTGGCCAAGAACGCCGCCCAGGTGTTTACCCTGATAGGGTTGACCAATCTCTACCTGAAGCGGTACGCATTGATGACCTGA
- a CDS encoding PRC-barrel domain-containing protein, producing the protein MKMLNSIVAMSFFCAAFADNSFATDIQEKQQELQKQQQAVKETQKELKQERQKELVDRAQESNESMQQVSRASKIIGTQVKNPNGENLGDIKELVLDPESGQVVYAVVSFGGVFGMGNKLFAIPWNALNWTRDKKYYVLDLDKETLKKAPGFDKKHWPDSSNKWQRLREELEQFPFYRPKP; encoded by the coding sequence ATGAAAATGCTGAATTCCATTGTGGCCATGTCTTTTTTTTGTGCGGCATTCGCCGATAACTCTTTTGCGACTGATATCCAGGAAAAACAACAGGAACTTCAGAAGCAACAGCAGGCAGTCAAGGAGACGCAGAAGGAACTCAAGCAAGAGCGCCAAAAAGAATTGGTTGATCGTGCCCAGGAGTCCAACGAGTCGATGCAACAGGTGAGCCGGGCCAGCAAGATCATCGGTACCCAAGTGAAAAATCCCAACGGAGAAAACCTCGGCGACATCAAGGAACTGGTGCTCGATCCGGAGAGTGGACAAGTGGTCTATGCCGTCGTTTCCTTCGGTGGTGTATTCGGTATGGGGAACAAGCTCTTTGCCATTCCGTGGAATGCTCTAAATTGGACGCGTGATAAAAAGTATTACGTCCTCGATCTGGATAAGGAGACCTTAAAGAAAGCCCCTGGATTTGACAAAAAACACTGGCCAGACAGTTCAAACAAATGGCAGAGACTGCGTGAAGAGCTTGAGCAATTTCCTTTCTACCGCCCTAAACCTTAA
- the gltX gene encoding glutamate--tRNA ligase has protein sequence MTHRTRFAPSPTGHLHIGGARTALFSWLYARKHGGTFILRIEDTDLERSTVESVNAILEGMTWLGLEYDEGPFYQTHRFDRYGEVMEQLLEQGHAYRCYCTKEELDELRAGQMERKEKPRYDGRCRHRTEPRPGVSPVIRFRNAAEGEVAWDDLVRGRIAFRNSELDDLIIARSDGTPTYNFTVVVDDLDMKVSHVIRGDDHVNNTPRQINILKALGAELPHYGHVPMILGADGARLSKRHGAVSVMQYRDEGYLPEALLNYLVRLGWSYGDQEIFSIDEMIEYFEATDINHSASTFNPDKLLWLNHHYLMHSDPAHVAHHLRWHLGRLDIDPTDGPDPVEVVLAQRERSKTLVEMAQSSRFFYMDFDDYDPKSAQKNLTASSVPVLEELRRRLAGVETWEKEPLHAVLVFTAEDLGLKLGQVAQPLRVAVAGTAVSPPMDVTLYLLGQLRTLSRIDRALQHIQAKKD, from the coding sequence ATGACCCACCGCACACGTTTCGCACCCAGCCCGACCGGCCATCTGCACATCGGCGGCGCCAGAACGGCGCTGTTCTCCTGGCTGTACGCCCGCAAGCACGGCGGCACCTTCATCCTGCGCATCGAGGACACCGACCTGGAGCGTTCCACGGTCGAATCGGTGAACGCCATCCTCGAAGGCATGACTTGGCTGGGGCTGGAATACGACGAGGGACCGTTCTACCAGACCCACCGCTTCGACCGCTACGGCGAGGTGATGGAACAACTGCTGGAGCAGGGCCATGCCTACCGCTGCTACTGCACCAAGGAGGAGCTGGATGAACTGAGGGCCGGGCAGATGGAGCGCAAGGAAAAGCCGCGTTACGACGGCCGCTGCCGCCATCGCACCGAGCCCAGGCCGGGCGTGTCCCCGGTGATCCGCTTCCGCAATGCGGCCGAAGGGGAGGTGGCCTGGGACGACCTGGTGCGCGGGCGCATTGCGTTCCGGAACAGCGAACTCGACGATCTGATCATCGCACGCTCGGACGGCACCCCGACCTACAACTTCACCGTGGTGGTGGACGACCTGGACATGAAAGTGTCCCATGTCATTCGGGGCGACGATCATGTCAACAACACCCCGCGCCAGATCAACATCCTCAAAGCCTTGGGTGCCGAACTTCCGCACTACGGCCATGTGCCGATGATCCTCGGCGCCGATGGCGCGCGCCTGTCGAAGCGCCATGGCGCGGTGAGCGTGATGCAGTACCGCGATGAAGGTTATCTGCCGGAAGCCTTGCTCAACTATCTGGTCCGTCTGGGCTGGTCCTACGGCGACCAGGAAATTTTCTCGATCGACGAGATGATCGAATATTTCGAAGCGACCGATATCAACCACTCGGCTTCGACCTTCAACCCGGACAAGCTGCTCTGGCTGAACCATCATTACCTGATGCATTCCGATCCCGCCCATGTCGCCCACCATCTGCGGTGGCATCTGGGGCGGCTGGATATCGATCCGACCGACGGCCCCGACCCGGTCGAGGTTGTGCTGGCTCAGCGCGAGCGCAGCAAGACCTTGGTCGAGATGGCGCAGTCCAGCCGGTTCTTCTATATGGATTTCGACGACTACGATCCGAAATCCGCCCAGAAAAATCTCACCGCGTCCAGCGTGCCGGTGCTGGAAGAACTGCGGCGCCGGCTCGCTGGCGTCGAGACTTGGGAAAAAGAGCCGCTGCATGCCGTGCTCGTGTTTACGGCCGAAGATTTGGGCCTGAAGCTGGGCCAGGTCGCCCAGCCGTTGCGGGTCGCCGTGGCCGGCACCGCCGTATCGCCGCCAATGGACGTGACCCTGTACTTGCTCGGTCAATTGCGCACCCTCAGCCGTATCGACCGGGCTTTGCAGCACATCCAAGCTAAAAAGGACTAG